One genomic segment of Impatiens glandulifera chromosome 6, dImpGla2.1, whole genome shotgun sequence includes these proteins:
- the LOC124941758 gene encoding coproporphyrinogen-III oxidase 1, chloroplastic-like → MLPAVLPSTAKTAAGYALPFQYSSTRNRPILPFSTLPSKRKSNLVSLRASSSMIENNEAPQIDRPDTFLRESDNDLHSSDESGKTSIRARFEKMIREAQDSVCLAIEAVDGGAKFKEDVWSRTGGGGGISRVLQDGSVWEKAGVNVSVVYGIMPPEAYRAAKPSASDSVSSIDVKPGPVPFFAAGISSVMHPKNPFAPTLHFNYRYFETEDAAGEPKEWWFGGGTDLTPSYIFEEDVKHFHSVQKSACDKFDPSFYPRFKKWCDEYFYIKHRGERRGVGGIFFDDLSDSYDQEMLLSFATECANSVVGAYIPIIEKRKDMTFTDEHKAWQQLRRGRYVEFNLVYDRGTTFGLKTGGRIESILVSLPLTARWEYDHKPIEGSEEWKLLDACINPKDWVV, encoded by the exons ATGTTACCGGCTGTTCTTCCTTCCACCGCCAAAACCGCCGCCGGCTACGCACTTCCGTTTCAATATTCTTCAACTAGGAACCGACCGATTCTTCCATTTTCAACTCTACCCAGTAAAAGAAAATCGAACCTGGTTTCACTACGAGCATCATCGTCGATGATCGAGAACAACGAAGCTCCTCAGATTGACCGCCCGGACACGTTTCTCCGGGAATCGGATAATGACTTACATTCTTCAGATGAATCAGGGAAAACGAGTATCAGGGCTCGATTCGAGAAGATGATTAGGGAAGCTCAGGATAGCGTATGTTTAGCGATTGAGGCCGTCGATGGAGGCGCTAAGTTTAAAGAGGATGTTTGGTCGAGAACTGGCGGTGGAGGTGGAATTAGTAGGGTTTTACAGGATGGATCTGTATGGGAGAAAGCTGGAGTTAATGTTTCAGTTGTTTATGGAATTATGCCGCCTGAAGCTTACAGAGCTGCTAAACCATCTGCTTCTGATTCTGTTTCATCCATTGATGTTAAACCTGGACCTGTTCCATTCTTTGCTGCTGGAATTAGCTCG GTTATGCATCCGAAGAATCCCTTTGCACCAACATTGCATTTTAATTATCGGTATTTCGAGACAGAAG ATGCTGCAGGAGAACCTAAAGAATGGTGGTTTGGTGGTGGTACAGATTTAACTCCTTCATATATATTCGAAGAGGATGTGAAACACTTCCATTCG GTTCAGAAAAGTGCTTGTGACAAATTTGATCCAAGTTTTTATCCTCGATTCAAGAAATGGTGTGATGAGTATTTCTATATAAAG CATCGCGGGGAGAGAAGAGGGGTTGGTGGAATATTCTTTGATGATCTTAGTGATAGCTATGATCAGGAAATGCTTCTCTCATTTGCCACAG AATGTGCGAATTCTGTGGTGGGTGCATACATACCTATAATAGAGAAGAGGAAAGACATGACATTTACAGATGAACATAAGGCATGGCAGCAGTTAAGAAGGGGTCGTTATGTGGAGTTTAATTTG GTTTATGATCGAGGTACGACGTTTGGTCTGAAGACAGGAGGTAGGATTGAGAGTATTCTTGTTTCTCTTCCTCTTACTGCTAGATGGGAATATGATCAT AAACCTATCGAGGGTAGTGAAGAATGGAAGCTTCTCGACGCATGTATCAATCCAAAGGACTGGGTGGTTTAA